Below is a genomic region from Paludicola sp. MB14-C6.
TATTATTTTCAAAGATCAATTACAATATTGTTTCCGAGAATTTGAACCATACTTGCAAAAATGCAAATTTACAGGCTGTTCTCATACCTCAGAAAAAGGCTGTGAAGTATTAAAAGCACTCGAAAATGGTGAAATTGAACGAACTCGCTTTGAAAGTTATGTTGCTATGTATGAAGATGCAAAAAACTTAAAAGAATGGGAATTAAAATAGGAGAGCTACTTTAGATTTGTGTACATTGTAATTCTTTGATAGGAGGATTCTATGCCTAAAGTTACAGAAAAGTATAAATTGGGGAAAAAAATAATGCTGATTGATTGTGCAATTGAAGTAGTAAAGAGAAAACCTTTGTATGAAATGTCAATGTTAGATGTAATTAACGAAGCGAAAATTAGTAAGGGCGGAATATATTTATATTTTAATGATATAGATCAACTGATTATTGAAACCATTAACAAAATTGCTGATGATTATGAATCGTTTCAAGACTACCCTCATGCAGAGTTAATAGATAATGATATACCCAAAACAATATTGAATGCTTTTGTGAATTTAGGAAGTTTTATAGAAAGTAGTCCTGGATTACTTGCAAAAATTCAATTTGAGTTGATGGTGTATATATCTAATAACCCTGAAAAGCAACAAATTATTTTGCCAAATTTAAAACTCAAAAGTTTTGGACAGCAATTCATGGATGATATAAGTAATTTCATTAACATTGGAATAGAAGATGGAGCTATCAGAGATGGCATAGATCTTGCGTTGCTGATGCAGAATATTTCTATGTTTATCGATGGAGTAGTAAATAGAACTGTATTTTCTAAAGTGTATCATGGAGATCTGTTGGAATATCATCTAGAAGATATTTTTGAACAATTTGCAAAGATGATTGTACAATATATTTTAAAATGAGAAATATCTCATTTTATTCTTGACAAACACGAAATATTCCTCCATAATATAAATGATATATATCTCATTTATATTATGGAGGTTTTATTATGGCAAAATCAATACGAAATTATTTAGTAGCAACTTTCCTTTTTTCTTGGATATTATGGGACACTTTAGCAGTTGGATCATATTTTAAAATTTCCTTTTTGACATATGGTACTCCTTTGGCGATGGTGCTTTTTGTACTAGGAGGAATTTCTCCCGCTATATGTGAAATCATTCTGCAAAAGAAGAATAATACAGAACAAGAATTTAAAAGTTTTATGAAGAATATTATGACATTGAAACATTCACCAACTTTATACATATATGCAATTGGTGGAGCACTCTTTATTTTTGCAATCCCGTTTTTATTTGGTCAAATTACAATGAAACAACCATTATATATTGGATTTCTTATGATATTTCCTATGATTATAGGTGGTGGTATTGAAGAAATTGGATGGAGAGGATTATTGCAACCACAATTAGAAAAGAAATTATCACATTTCCTTTCTACAATTATTGTTGCAGCAATATGGGCTGTATGGCATATCCCGTTATGGTTCATTCCTGGAACAAATCAAAGTAATTTAAGTTTCATTTGGTTTGTCATAAATGCATTCACATTGTCCTTTTTTATTGGTTCTGTGTGCTTTATTTCAAAAAGTATTTTTTTATCTATTTTAGCACATGCATCAGTAAATGGGTTTTGGGAGGTTTTTCCCCCGTCTCAAGATATTACACTGTCTGTTATCATACTAATTGTTGTTGCAGTGACAACAGTTCTATTAGATTATACTGTTGCAAAACACAAAACAAAATTCATATAGAATCATGTGAAATAAGGTATTGAATTATATTACTTTTACGTTTGATTAAAAAAATTAAAATTTTTTATGATTATATTTAAATATAATGTTTTTCATTTCATTTTGCACACATTTTTGCAAAATGCGTATAATGAAGTGTAAGTTGAATTTTAAACATTGAACATATTTTTATTGGAGGTCTGCAATATGAAAATAGTTGTAATTAAAAGCCCAAAATTTCTTTCCGGTTTTTTAAGATTGATTTTCAAAATGAAAAAAGATGATGAATAAGATATAGATTGTAATTAGAACATAAAAAAGGGGGTAACCCCTTTTGTTTTTTGCCCTAAAATAATATTCACCAAATATAAGCTACTATGGATAATTTCATCATATATATAATTGTTGAACAATGGTGTAAAAAATGATATAATAATGTAATATGAAATTATTTGTGAGGTGTGTTTGTAATTATGATTAAATACTGGAGAATTCCTAAAGAAAATAGCGAACTATCAAACATCCTTTCACAAGAATGTCAGATTAGTGAATTTGCAGCATCCATTTTGGTGAATCGTGGACATACCACATTCCAAGCGGCACAGCAGTTTTTAGTATCCGATGAGTTAACCTCACCTTATGATATCAAAGATATGCAAAAGGCAGTTGAACGCATTCGTGATGCAATTGATAACTATGAGAAGATAGCCATTTATGGAGACTATGATTGTGATGGAGTTACCTCCACTGCAATGTTATATACTTATTTAAGCTCAATTGGTGCAGACGTTATTTATTATATACCTGAGCGTGATGGCGAAGGATACGGCTTGAATAAAAAAGCAATTGAATTGTTAGCAAATCAAGATGTAACCTTGATCATTACTGTGGATAACGGTATTTCTGCAATTGACGAAGCAAATTTTGCTGCTTCTTTGAATATAGATATGGTGATTACCGACCATCATCAGCCCCAAGATATACTCCCAAAAGCAATTGCTGTTGTAAATCCGCATAGGAAAGATTGCAAATCTTCTTTTAAAGAATTATGTGGTGCAGGGGTAGTATTTAAGTTAATTGCTGCATTGGAAGACGGAGATTATCAAACCGCATTAGAATATTTTTCTGATATCGTTGCGATTGGAACAATTGGCGATATTGTTCCATTAGTAGAAGAAAACCGAGCTTTAGTAAAATACGGGCTACAAATGTTAACTTTGACCGAAAATATTGGTATTCGTGCACTTATGGAGGTAGCAGGAGTAAATCCCGAAACTGTTACAGCACAAAATATAGCTTTTGGTTTAGTTCCAAGAATTAACGCAGCAGGACGAATGGGAAGTGCATCTTTAGCGGTAAAGCTGCTACTTTGTGAAGATCCTCAAGAGGCAAAAGAAATTGCAACCCAACTGGATCAATTTAATAAACAACGTCAGAATGATGAACAACAAATATTATGCGATATTGAACAGATGATTCAAAAAGACCCGGATGTATTGAAAAAACGTGTACTTATGTTTTATGGACCAAATTGGAGCCATGGCATTATCGGAATTGTATGTTCTCGAATATTAGAACGTTTTGGTAAGCCTGTTTTATTGATGACAAGTGAAGAAGGCAAACTAAAGGGCTCAGCAAGAAGTCTTGGCGAGTTTCATTTATTCAAAGCACTTTCTGCAAATGCAGAATATTTGTTACAATACGGCGGGCATAAGTTAGCTGCGGGATTTAGTTTAGATATCAAAGATTATGCTGATTTTCAAGCGGGAATGGAAGCGTATGCGAAAACGCAACATGATATCATGCCTCAATATACATATAATATCGATAAAGTTTTAACTCCAAACGATATTACGGTGGAAAACATTCAAAGCTTGAATGCACTTGAACCGTTTGGTGCAACGAACGAACAACCGCTTTTTTTAATCAGTAATGCAAAAATTGAAAGTATATCACCGCTTTCTGGCGATAAACACCAACGTTTTGGATTAAAAATGAATGGAATTTCCCATACTGCATTATTATTTGGTGTTTCTAGCGATAAGCTTAATTACAAAGTTGGCGATTCCGTTGATTTACTGGTGAATGTAGATATTAACGAATATAATCAAAAGGTATCTGTAACACTAAAGATAAAAGATTTAAGGCCGACTAATTTCCCACAAGACAAGTTTTTTGCTGCAAAGGCATATTACGAAAAAATAAGCAAGCAAGAGCAAGTGCCTGTAAAAATTCTTGCAATTGCTAAACCAAGTCGAGATGATATTGCTTTATTGTATAAGGTGTTAAAAAGTAATAATGGGTATCGTCAGGATGTGGATACTTTATATGTTTCCTTAATGAAATATCAAATAAATTATTGTAAAATGCGTATTATATTAGATATATTAAACGAAATGAATTTAATCTATCTTTCTCCGTTATTGGATTCTATTGAGATGATACAAGTAAACGGAAAGGTCGATTTAAATCAATCATCTTTATTACAAAGACTCAACTCGTAATGACAAAAAGCATGAACAATGCAAATAGGTGGTAGAAAATGAAACATAGAACTTTTGAAGAATTAGAACAATATATTATTGATTCAGAACGCCAGATTTCGTTAGAACGTGTAAAAAAAGCATATGATATTGCATCTGTTGCACACGCTGACCAACTTAGGGCGTCTGGTGAGCCATATGTAATTCATCCGATTGAAGTAGCTTTTATTTTAGTTGATTTAGGTATGGATACCGATAGTGTATGTGCTGGACTTTTACATGATGTTGTAGAAGACACTGATATTTCTTTAGAAGAAATCGGCCGTTTATTTGGTAATGAAGTTGCATCTTTAGTTGACGGCGTTACCAAAATCGGCAAAATTCCACTTACCACAAAAGA
It encodes:
- a CDS encoding TetR/AcrR family transcriptional regulator translates to MPKVTEKYKLGKKIMLIDCAIEVVKRKPLYEMSMLDVINEAKISKGGIYLYFNDIDQLIIETINKIADDYESFQDYPHAELIDNDIPKTILNAFVNLGSFIESSPGLLAKIQFELMVYISNNPEKQQIILPNLKLKSFGQQFMDDISNFINIGIEDGAIRDGIDLALLMQNISMFIDGVVNRTVFSKVYHGDLLEYHLEDIFEQFAKMIVQYILK
- a CDS encoding CPBP family intramembrane glutamic endopeptidase, translating into MAKSIRNYLVATFLFSWILWDTLAVGSYFKISFLTYGTPLAMVLFVLGGISPAICEIILQKKNNTEQEFKSFMKNIMTLKHSPTLYIYAIGGALFIFAIPFLFGQITMKQPLYIGFLMIFPMIIGGGIEEIGWRGLLQPQLEKKLSHFLSTIIVAAIWAVWHIPLWFIPGTNQSNLSFIWFVINAFTLSFFIGSVCFISKSIFLSILAHASVNGFWEVFPPSQDITLSVIILIVVAVTTVLLDYTVAKHKTKFI
- the spoVM gene encoding stage V sporulation protein SpoVM, coding for MKIVVIKSPKFLSGFLRLIFKMKKDDE
- the recJ gene encoding single-stranded-DNA-specific exonuclease RecJ; amino-acid sequence: MIKYWRIPKENSELSNILSQECQISEFAASILVNRGHTTFQAAQQFLVSDELTSPYDIKDMQKAVERIRDAIDNYEKIAIYGDYDCDGVTSTAMLYTYLSSIGADVIYYIPERDGEGYGLNKKAIELLANQDVTLIITVDNGISAIDEANFAASLNIDMVITDHHQPQDILPKAIAVVNPHRKDCKSSFKELCGAGVVFKLIAALEDGDYQTALEYFSDIVAIGTIGDIVPLVEENRALVKYGLQMLTLTENIGIRALMEVAGVNPETVTAQNIAFGLVPRINAAGRMGSASLAVKLLLCEDPQEAKEIATQLDQFNKQRQNDEQQILCDIEQMIQKDPDVLKKRVLMFYGPNWSHGIIGIVCSRILERFGKPVLLMTSEEGKLKGSARSLGEFHLFKALSANAEYLLQYGGHKLAAGFSLDIKDYADFQAGMEAYAKTQHDIMPQYTYNIDKVLTPNDITVENIQSLNALEPFGATNEQPLFLISNAKIESISPLSGDKHQRFGLKMNGISHTALLFGVSSDKLNYKVGDSVDLLVNVDINEYNQKVSVTLKIKDLRPTNFPQDKFFAAKAYYEKISKQEQVPVKILAIAKPSRDDIALLYKVLKSNNGYRQDVDTLYVSLMKYQINYCKMRIILDILNEMNLIYLSPLLDSIEMIQVNGKVDLNQSSLLQRLNS